The Ogataea parapolymorpha DL-1 chromosome III, whole genome shotgun sequence nucleotide sequence AAGGTAAAATCACTGAAAGAATTTAGAGAAGTTTGTCGAAGAACTACAAACACGGTCAGTCAACTGTCGACTGGACTCTTTTGATTACGATATAGCACTCTTGATATCTTTGTGATGAAATATTTAGCTCCCTGGATTCCATTTGCACCTTCAAGTTAGCTTTTTACATACAAAAGTACAAGGTGTTAGCGGAATCAAACGTCTTGAGATATAGAACCAAAACAGACTAATTCACTCATCGCTATACACATGGCCCTTCAATGTCAATAATCTGCCTCCATCCATCCTTATGTTTCGACCGTCAAGATAGGCACCGCCCCTTGAACACATGAATATAATTAGGGCCACCATCTCTTCTGGAAGACCTGCCCTCCGGGCAGGGACCTGGCTGACATACTTGATATTTGATGTCGGATCGTCCGCTGCCATAGGTGTCATTCTGCTCTCGTAGAGTCCTGGAGATACAGCGTTGACCCTAATATACTTATCGGCAAACTCAGCAGCCATGATCCTCACCATGTGGTCTATGGCAGCTTTTGACAGCTGGTAGGCTGGAACAAACTGATTATTGTGCACAGATGCAGGCGATGAGAAACAAATGACACATCCTCTTCCATCGCCTTTCTGCGCTGCCTCACCTAGCTTTTTGATTAGCCCAGCAGTCAAAAAGTACATTCCAAACACATTCACGTCAAAGGTATCTCGGAAATCTTTCCATCCGATGGAGCAAGTGGCCTCCTGAAGCTTCTCGAGGGAATCACCTGGAGCAAAAGTGACTGGGTTTTGTCTTCTGATTCCTGCACAATTTATGAGAATATCCACATTTTCGTAGTTTTCATTGATGAAGCTTACCAGCTGTTTATTTGACACCTCGTCACCTATATCATAACACAAAGATGTGACTTTGCTAGCCGAGCCTGTTTCATTTCTTACTATTTCACATTTGTGAACGGTCTCGTCCAGACGCTCTTGAAATAGATCAACCACGGCAACGTCAACGTTATTGGCTACCAATCCTTGGCAGATCATTTGGCCTAGCCCCGATCCACCGCCCGTTACAATGGCCTGTCTGCCTCCTACTTCGTAGAGCAATGGAATAGTAAATTGTGACATCTATGCTGTGACTGATTACTTGTTTGTATGAAAATGCCGAGTCTAATATCTCAAAAAGATAAGGATAAGTTTTTATATAAATTATAGTCaattttgagctcatcCCTTTATATTACCAAGCAAGGACATCATTAGCCAATAGCTGGAGCTTTTTCGAATGCACGAACAGGCAAATAAAAACCCATTGTCGCAACGCAACGGATCCGATTCAGATCGAGGTAGTGTCGCAAATACTATCAGTAAAATTCTTGAAATTTTATCGCTTATCTCTCTCCTTGCCCAATTGTACATCTAGTGTATCGAAAATTAGTAAATCATAAGACCTGCTATTAGGTTACAAGTTTATTGTTCCCATCttctctgtttctttgctgGATCACAATGTTCTCTTGCAGTGTGtgcaaaaaagagaaaaaagaaaTGCGACTTCAAATTACCAAGCTGCAAAAACTGCGAGTCTATGGGAACCATATGTCGATACTATGATGAAGGACTGGGAACTTCGGTATCCAGAAGGTATCTAAAAAATCTGGACGATAAGATAAGGGAGTTAAAACACGAGATAGCCAAGTACGAAAACAAAATAGAACGGAAGAATCTGGCACGCTCTAGCACAAGCAGTGAACAGGAAACCAAGCAGCTACCTGAAACCTCTGTAAGCTGTGGATGCTTTATAGAAGGGAACAAGGAttcttatttttttgggCCGGGCTCGGTGGTCTCAATGGTTCACTCGGTGTCAAAGGTGTTGAACCTAACTGTCGAAACAAGTAATCTCAGCTCCATTGACAATTATACATCATTTCCGCAGATAAAAGTCCCATTTGACTTTTCCATAATTGGCAACGACCAGTCCAGATTGCTCATTGAGAATTACCTCAGTAAAATTTATCCTGTTTTTCCATTGCTTCCAGAGAGCTTCTTCCATTTTGAGGTCATGATTAGAAATTACCCTTCATACGAGCAGTTGTTTGTGCTGCTTATATTTCTCATCTCTGCAACTCACCTAATGCGGAAACGAGTAGATTTTGCTTCCATCAAGATAATGCTTCAA carries:
- a CDS encoding short-chain dehydrogenase/reductase SDR, giving the protein MSQFTIPLLYEVGGRQAIVTGGGSGLGQMICQGLVANNVDVAVVDLFQERLDETVHKCEIVRNETGSASKVTSLCYDIGDEVSNKQLVSFINENYENVDILINCAGIRRQNPVTFAPGDSLEKLQEATCSIGWKDFRDTFDVNVFGMYFLTAGLIKKLGEAAQKGDGRGCVICFSSPASVHNNQFVPAYQLSKAAIDHMVRIMAAEFADKYIRVNAVSPGLYESRMTPMAADDPTSNIKYVSQVPARRAGLPEEMVALIIFMCSRGGAYLDGRNIRMDGGRLLTLKGHVYSDE